In the Colwellia sp. 20A7 genome, one interval contains:
- the edd gene encoding phosphogluconate dehydratase, with protein MKQEIVDITERIITRSAATRKEYLAKIAAAKSNTVHRASLSCGNLAHGFAACNKEDKQAIKGLNHSDVAIVSAYNDMLSAHQPYEKYPQIIKDAIKSTGGVAQFAGGVPAMCDGVTQGQPGMDLSLMSRDVIAMATAVGLSHNMFDGALMLGICDKIVPGLLIASMTFGHLPTAFIPAGPMPSGIPNKEKARVRQQYAQGEVDEAALLEAESASYHSAGTCTFFGTANSNQLVVEVMGLHLPGASFVAPNTPLREELTKAAARQVTRLTQQSGNYMPIGQMVDERSIVNAIVALLATGGSTNLTMHIIAFARAAGIIINFQDFNDLSHAVPLITRIYPNGHADINHFQEAGGMALLFKELINSGLLHEDVETICGRGLTRYTQKPILDNGQLKWVDGVEKSLDEAVITTVAKPFKADGGLKTLKGNLGTSVLKTSSLSEDHLVIKAPAIVFEDQHELQSAFDNGELEKDFVAVVRFQGPKARGMPELHKLTPPLGVLQDKGFKVALVTDGRMSGASGKVPAAIHLCPEALDGGLIAKVKTGDMISLDGETGELTLLVDEKELAARENSVFQVNGHHQGMGRELFGFMRRNLSSAETGACSLFDE; from the coding sequence ATGAAGCAAGAAATAGTAGATATTACAGAACGTATTATCACTCGAAGTGCTGCAACTCGAAAAGAGTACTTAGCTAAAATAGCGGCAGCAAAATCAAATACGGTTCATCGTGCAAGCTTATCTTGTGGTAATTTAGCCCATGGTTTTGCAGCTTGTAATAAAGAAGATAAACAAGCAATTAAAGGTTTAAACCATTCAGATGTCGCTATTGTTTCTGCATACAATGATATGTTGAGTGCACATCAGCCTTATGAAAAATATCCTCAAATTATCAAAGATGCGATTAAATCAACGGGTGGCGTAGCGCAATTTGCTGGCGGTGTTCCTGCAATGTGTGACGGTGTTACACAAGGTCAGCCTGGTATGGATTTAAGCCTAATGAGCCGTGATGTTATTGCTATGGCAACAGCGGTTGGTTTATCTCATAACATGTTTGATGGCGCATTAATGTTGGGTATTTGCGATAAAATTGTACCTGGCTTATTGATTGCAAGTATGACATTTGGACATTTACCAACGGCTTTTATTCCTGCAGGGCCTATGCCTTCAGGTATTCCAAATAAAGAAAAAGCACGTGTACGTCAGCAATATGCACAAGGTGAAGTTGACGAAGCTGCCTTGTTAGAAGCTGAGTCTGCTTCTTATCACTCGGCAGGCACATGTACTTTCTTTGGTACTGCTAACTCTAACCAGTTAGTCGTTGAAGTGATGGGTTTACATTTACCGGGCGCTTCTTTTGTTGCGCCTAATACACCATTACGTGAAGAATTAACAAAAGCCGCTGCGCGTCAAGTAACTCGTTTAACGCAGCAGTCAGGCAACTACATGCCTATTGGTCAAATGGTTGATGAACGGTCTATTGTTAATGCAATTGTAGCGCTATTAGCTACAGGCGGCTCTACTAACTTAACTATGCACATTATCGCGTTTGCACGTGCTGCCGGTATTATTATTAATTTCCAAGATTTTAATGATTTATCTCATGCTGTGCCATTAATTACTCGCATTTATCCAAATGGCCATGCCGACATCAACCACTTCCAAGAAGCGGGTGGTATGGCATTATTATTTAAAGAGTTAATTAATTCTGGTTTATTGCATGAAGATGTCGAAACGATTTGTGGGCGCGGCTTAACTCGTTATACTCAAAAGCCAATACTAGATAATGGTCAACTTAAGTGGGTTGATGGCGTTGAAAAATCATTAGACGAAGCAGTAATTACAACAGTTGCGAAACCATTTAAAGCTGATGGCGGTTTAAAAACGTTAAAAGGTAATTTAGGTACCTCTGTTTTAAAAACATCGTCTTTAAGTGAAGATCACCTTGTGATTAAAGCACCTGCAATTGTTTTTGAAGATCAACATGAGCTTCAGTCTGCGTTCGACAATGGCGAGTTAGAAAAGGACTTTGTTGCGGTAGTTCGCTTCCAAGGACCGAAAGCTCGTGGTATGCCTGAATTACACAAATTAACACCACCATTAGGTGTTTTACAAGACAAGGGATTTAAAGTTGCTTTAGTTACTGATGGTCGTATGTCTGGTGCCTCAGGTAAAGTACCTGCAGCGATCCATTTATGCCCAGAGGCATTAGACGGCGGTTTAATTGCTAAAGTTAAAACTGGCGACATGATTAGTTTAGATGGTGAGACAGGTGAATTAACTTTGTTAGTTGATGAAAAAGAGTTAGCCGCTCGTGAAAATTCAGTTTTCCAAGTGAATGGTCATCATCAAGGTATGGGCCGTGAATTGTTTGGCTTCATGCGTCGTAACTTAAGCTCGGCAGAAACAGGTGCTTGTTCTCTGTTTGATGAGTAA
- a CDS encoding outer membrane beta-barrel protein yields the protein MIKIIFWLLLISFSFPSAAKSPFVDSTYVGVDYILSSIELRDERAKPSTTAFRIGANKERIGLEAQYLRGNNTDNIYRMEFDLEQSIALYLVLQSKTISGFGLDVSLGYAVTDMTVQGPAETYNGEDTYSSFSWGITFHQKISYIENTQLRFGYLSLYKDDDISISGISLGVIYQF from the coding sequence ATGATAAAAATTATTTTTTGGCTATTATTAATTAGCTTTTCATTTCCCAGTGCTGCCAAATCACCCTTTGTCGACTCAACTTATGTTGGTGTTGATTATATATTATCTTCTATTGAACTTCGTGATGAACGTGCGAAACCTAGTACAACTGCCTTTCGCATAGGAGCGAATAAAGAACGTATTGGCTTGGAAGCTCAGTATCTAAGAGGTAACAATACCGATAATATTTATCGTATGGAATTCGATTTAGAACAAAGTATTGCTCTTTACCTTGTATTGCAATCAAAGACTATCAGTGGTTTTGGTTTAGATGTATCACTAGGCTATGCTGTAACCGATATGACGGTGCAGGGGCCTGCAGAAACGTATAACGGCGAAGATACCTATTCCAGTTTTTCTTGGGGCATCACTTTTCATCAAAAAATATCTTATATCGAAAATACTCAACTTAGGTTTGGTTATCTATCACTCTATAAAGATGATGATATATCCATATCTGGTATTTCTCTTGGTGTAATCTACCAATTCTAG
- a CDS encoding sulfite exporter TauE/SafE family protein, which produces MNLDLFSAFIIGILGSGHCIVMCGGITTMLTSALPQSNKYENNQIPVNNQVSVKSQVKPSVAKSKTTLVILYNVGRISSYALIGAIVGFTGSIAAKNIGMPLAGLRLLSATFMILLGLHLGQWLMWLNRIEALGKHLWRYISPLAGKAIPVDSPIKALSLGAVWGWLPCGLVYSTLTWALASGSMITGASIMFFFGLGTLPALLTLSIGFSSIKNTLTKPSFKKAMALVLITFGIYSFIVAYHQVF; this is translated from the coding sequence ATGAATCTAGACTTATTCTCTGCATTTATAATAGGAATACTTGGCTCGGGGCATTGTATTGTGATGTGTGGCGGTATTACCACCATGCTCACTTCAGCCCTTCCTCAGTCAAATAAATATGAAAATAACCAGATACCTGTTAATAATCAGGTCTCTGTTAAGAGCCAGGTAAAACCATCAGTAGCTAAAAGTAAAACCACCCTAGTTATTTTATACAATGTTGGACGTATTTCTTCTTACGCCTTAATCGGGGCAATTGTTGGATTTACCGGATCTATCGCAGCAAAAAATATTGGTATGCCACTCGCTGGTCTACGATTACTTTCAGCCACCTTTATGATTTTACTTGGCTTACATTTAGGTCAATGGCTAATGTGGTTAAATAGGATTGAGGCTTTAGGTAAGCATTTATGGCGTTACATATCACCTTTAGCAGGTAAAGCTATCCCTGTAGACTCACCAATAAAAGCACTCTCTCTTGGCGCTGTTTGGGGTTGGTTACCTTGCGGATTAGTTTACTCAACCTTAACTTGGGCATTAGCAAGCGGTAGCATGATTACCGGGGCGAGCATTATGTTCTTTTTCGGCTTAGGTACACTACCTGCGCTATTAACTCTCTCTATTGGATTTAGTAGTATCAAGAATACCTTAACAAAACCATCTTTTAAAAAAGCAATGGCACTAGTGTTAATAACCTTTGGTATTTATAGTTTTATTGTTGCATACCACCAAGTGTTCTAA
- the fnr gene encoding fumarate/nitrate reduction transcriptional regulator Fnr, which produces MLNNSSPGAQHINCQNCSISELCLPFTLNDQELNTLDKIIDRKRPFHKGDKIFTDGQKMHALYAIRSGTFKTFTVNEQGEEQITGFHLAGDLLGFDAIAESEHKSFAQALETSMICEIPYDNLDTLSNTMPKLKKQVLRLMSNEIRTDQEMLTLLNRKNAEQRVATFLVSLSKRYRARGLSAAEFRLTMTRSDIGNYIGLTVETISRLLNRFHKSGLIKVDGKLITIVSLDELVDCAEF; this is translated from the coding sequence ATGTTAAATAATAGTTCCCCTGGTGCACAGCATATTAATTGCCAAAACTGTAGTATTAGTGAACTTTGTCTACCTTTTACCCTAAATGATCAAGAACTTAATACTCTCGATAAAATCATAGATCGTAAACGCCCTTTTCACAAAGGTGATAAAATATTCACCGATGGTCAAAAAATGCATGCTCTTTATGCTATCCGTTCTGGCACTTTTAAAACTTTTACCGTTAATGAACAAGGTGAAGAACAAATCACTGGTTTTCACTTAGCTGGAGATTTACTGGGATTTGACGCTATTGCTGAATCAGAGCATAAAAGCTTTGCTCAGGCATTAGAGACATCGATGATATGTGAAATTCCTTATGATAATTTAGATACTTTATCTAATACTATGCCAAAGCTTAAGAAACAAGTTTTGCGTCTAATGAGTAATGAAATTCGTACCGACCAAGAAATGCTCACATTATTGAACAGAAAAAATGCAGAGCAACGCGTCGCTACCTTTTTAGTAAGCTTAAGCAAACGCTATCGTGCCAGAGGTTTATCAGCCGCTGAATTTCGTCTTACAATGACACGAAGTGATATTGGAAATTACATCGGACTTACCGTTGAAACAATAAGCCGTTTATTAAACCGTTTTCATAAAAGTGGTTTGATAAAAGTCGACGGTAAACTTATTACTATTGTAAGTCTTGATGAACTCGTGGATTGCGCTGAATTCTAA
- the uspE gene encoding universal stress protein UspE has translation MKTYQKILVVIDPSTDEQKALKRAIDLAANIKASGGQVEVTAFLSIFDFSYEMTTILSNDDRGAMRQSVIKDKELWLESLISDLKPDIDINNLVVWHNRPFESIIEQVIQNNYDLVIKGTHQHDKLKSVIFTPTDWHILRKCPCPVLLVKEHEWPSNGNILAAINVGSDETEHNSLNDKITKEAKKLAQLIQGKVHLVNSFPGTPVNIAIEIPEFNSSEYNNTMLQHHKKSMAAHATEFEIDITNTHVEEGLPERVIEEVADKIDAELVVLGTIGRTGISAALIGNTAEHVIDQLNCDVLALKPEGYVSPLQ, from the coding sequence ATGAAAACCTATCAAAAAATTCTAGTCGTTATCGACCCATCAACTGACGAACAAAAAGCATTAAAAAGAGCAATAGACTTAGCTGCCAACATCAAAGCGAGTGGTGGTCAGGTTGAAGTAACCGCTTTTTTAAGTATCTTTGACTTCTCTTATGAGATGACTACTATTCTTTCCAACGATGATCGTGGCGCTATGCGACAGTCAGTCATTAAAGACAAAGAGCTTTGGCTAGAGAGCCTAATAAGTGATTTAAAACCTGACATTGATATTAACAACTTAGTTGTTTGGCATAACCGCCCTTTTGAGTCAATTATTGAACAAGTAATTCAAAATAATTACGATCTTGTCATTAAAGGGACTCATCAACATGACAAATTAAAATCAGTTATTTTCACCCCGACTGATTGGCATATACTCCGCAAATGTCCTTGCCCTGTTTTATTAGTGAAAGAACATGAATGGCCAAGCAACGGCAATATACTTGCAGCAATTAATGTGGGTAGCGACGAAACAGAGCATAACTCACTAAATGATAAGATCACTAAAGAAGCAAAGAAATTAGCACAACTTATTCAAGGTAAGGTTCATTTAGTGAACTCATTTCCAGGTACGCCAGTTAATATAGCAATTGAAATACCAGAGTTTAACTCTAGTGAATACAATAATACTATGCTTCAACACCATAAAAAATCGATGGCAGCACATGCTACTGAATTTGAAATTGATATCACTAACACTCACGTGGAAGAAGGCTTACCTGAACGGGTTATTGAAGAGGTAGCTGATAAAATTGATGCAGAGCTAGTTGTTTTAGGTACGATAGGAAGAACAGGTATTTCAGCGGCTTTAATTGGTAATACAGCTGAACACGTCATTGACCAACTTAATTGTGATGTACTTGCGCTCAAACCTGAAGGTTATGTGTCTCCGCTACAGTAA
- a CDS encoding RNA-binding S4 domain-containing protein, producing the protein MSESYLEIQLDKQPIELCKLLKIADLVAGGGEAKVVISEGYVLLNGEVEYQKRKKVYHDDIVEFNGEILQVVINEELNEIESFDSASDEIKASPEHSSNSKGKSAQPINKSMNNEVKKAAPTVEGTAKVSKRKPISF; encoded by the coding sequence ATGTCAGAAAGTTATTTAGAAATACAGTTAGATAAACAGCCCATAGAGTTATGCAAACTTCTTAAAATTGCTGATCTTGTTGCAGGTGGTGGTGAAGCAAAAGTTGTTATTAGTGAGGGGTATGTTTTACTCAATGGTGAAGTGGAATATCAAAAAAGGAAGAAAGTTTATCATGATGATATTGTTGAGTTTAATGGCGAGATATTACAGGTTGTGATCAATGAAGAATTAAATGAAATTGAGAGTTTCGATTCTGCTTCTGATGAAATAAAAGCATCTCCTGAACATTCGAGCAATAGTAAAGGTAAAAGTGCTCAACCAATTAATAAGTCGATGAATAATGAAGTAAAAAAAGCAGCACCAACAGTTGAAGGTACTGCTAAGGTTTCTAAAAGAAAACCTATTTCTTTTTAA
- the ccoS gene encoding cbb3-type cytochrome oxidase assembly protein CcoS: MSIIYILIPVGTIIIAIGIYLFFWAVKTEQFDDLEKHGMSILFDEDIEDSKSENSNHEEKTSEDYELPMSKNKYKPPNK; the protein is encoded by the coding sequence ATGAGCATTATCTACATTTTAATTCCTGTCGGTACAATCATAATTGCTATCGGTATTTACTTATTTTTCTGGGCTGTAAAAACAGAGCAATTCGATGACTTAGAAAAACATGGAATGAGTATTCTTTTTGATGAAGACATCGAAGACTCTAAATCAGAAAATTCGAATCACGAAGAAAAAACCAGTGAAGATTACGAATTACCTATGTCGAAGAATAAATATAAGCCGCCAAATAAATGA
- a CDS encoding acyl-CoA dehydrogenase C-terminal domain-containing protein, protein MLSYKAPIADIKFLIEDVFDYYGHYQKYPEFAEATPDLNDAILQECAKFCENELLPLYQSGDKEGCTFDNGTVTTPKGFKEAYNKYVEGGWQSLSHPIEHGGQGLPPSLGMAKSEMMGTANWSWAMYPGLSHGAMNTVQSHGSDAQKELYLTRLTEGTWTGTMCLTEPQCGTDLGQVKTKAEPNDDGTYSITGTKIFISAGEHDLTDNIIHIVLARLPNAPSGTRGISLFIVPKIKTDVEGNLGEGNHVTCGSIEDKMGIKASATAVLNFDNAIGELIGPENKGLECMFTFMNTARVGTALQGVCSAELAYQNSLIYAKERLSMRSLTGKKFPDQVADPIIVHPDVRKMLMTQKAISEGGRAMIYYTAKIVDDIEMAKTDAEKEAADERLGFITPILKAFLTELGSESANHGLQIFGGHGFIKEWGMEQIVRDARIATLYEGTTGIQALDLLGRKILLTRGKSLKAFTKEILTFCKDKSMISSSPHKRQMNKFIWPLSKATANWQQYSLRLALKAKKDRDIIGSASVDYLMYSGYVVMAYFWAQMAQASYEKLATDVENRDFYRAKIKTAEFYFERMLPRTKSLAKTMMADPKTLMQLDQELLSFL, encoded by the coding sequence ATGCTTAGTTACAAAGCACCCATAGCAGACATTAAATTTTTAATAGAAGATGTATTTGATTATTACGGACATTACCAAAAATACCCTGAATTTGCCGAAGCAACTCCTGATTTAAATGATGCCATTTTACAAGAATGTGCAAAGTTTTGTGAAAATGAATTATTACCGTTATACCAAAGTGGCGATAAAGAAGGTTGTACCTTTGATAATGGTACTGTAACCACGCCTAAAGGCTTTAAAGAAGCTTATAACAAATATGTTGAAGGTGGCTGGCAAAGTTTGTCTCATCCTATCGAGCATGGCGGGCAGGGCTTGCCACCGTCGCTAGGTATGGCTAAATCAGAAATGATGGGAACAGCTAACTGGTCTTGGGCTATGTATCCTGGATTAAGTCATGGTGCTATGAATACAGTACAGTCCCATGGTAGCGATGCACAAAAAGAGCTTTATCTAACGCGTTTAACTGAAGGTACTTGGACAGGTACTATGTGTTTAACTGAGCCGCAATGTGGTACTGATTTAGGACAAGTTAAAACGAAAGCAGAGCCTAATGACGATGGTACTTACAGTATCACCGGTACGAAAATATTTATTTCAGCAGGTGAGCATGATTTAACAGACAATATTATTCATATTGTGCTCGCTAGGCTTCCTAATGCGCCATCAGGCACACGTGGTATCTCTTTATTTATTGTGCCTAAAATCAAAACTGATGTAGAAGGTAATTTAGGTGAAGGCAACCATGTTACTTGTGGTTCAATTGAAGATAAAATGGGTATTAAAGCTTCTGCAACGGCAGTGCTTAATTTTGATAATGCTATTGGTGAATTAATTGGCCCAGAAAATAAAGGGTTAGAATGTATGTTCACCTTTATGAATACTGCGCGTGTAGGTACAGCCTTACAAGGCGTATGTTCTGCAGAATTGGCCTATCAAAACTCGTTAATTTACGCAAAAGAACGTTTGTCGATGCGATCGCTTACAGGCAAGAAATTTCCTGATCAAGTAGCAGATCCTATTATTGTTCATCCTGATGTTCGTAAAATGTTGATGACACAGAAAGCTATATCAGAAGGTGGTCGTGCCATGATTTACTATACGGCTAAGATTGTTGATGATATAGAAATGGCAAAAACGGATGCTGAAAAAGAAGCAGCAGATGAACGTTTAGGTTTTATTACTCCTATTCTTAAAGCTTTTCTAACTGAACTTGGCTCAGAAAGTGCAAATCATGGCTTACAAATATTTGGTGGTCATGGCTTTATAAAAGAATGGGGAATGGAGCAGATTGTTCGTGATGCTCGCATTGCAACATTGTATGAAGGCACAACAGGGATTCAGGCGCTAGATTTACTTGGTCGTAAAATCTTACTCACGCGTGGTAAATCATTAAAAGCCTTTACTAAAGAAATACTCACGTTCTGTAAAGATAAAAGCATGATTTCAAGTAGTCCGCATAAACGTCAAATGAATAAATTTATTTGGCCATTAAGTAAAGCGACAGCTAACTGGCAACAGTACTCTCTTAGATTAGCGCTTAAAGCTAAGAAAGATAGAGATATTATTGGTTCAGCGTCTGTTGATTATTTAATGTATTCTGGTTATGTCGTTATGGCTTATTTTTGGGCTCAAATGGCACAGGCCTCTTACGAAAAGTTAGCGACAGATGTAGAAAATCGTGATTTTTACCGTGCAAAAATTAAAACAGCAGAGTTTTATTTTGAACGCATGTTACCAAGAACTAAATCGTTAGCGAAAACGATGATGGCAGATCCTAAAACGTTAATGCAGCTTGACCAAGAGTTGTTGTCGTTTTTGTAG
- a CDS encoding Ig-like domain-containing protein, whose translation MKIKTMNTNKIQSNAIAYFIAVCLTNIMLFGCDTDNNASELGQAVTFEKLREQGLFIESLTINDDHIRLTKGGTHQLSAMALTNSGDAIDVTESIDWSSSDISIATINEQGLVTAVANSSSNQGIVIIMGTSINGIVDEGEISVSDVAVSSINLIHPQPEEGTISTCVATNITANVNYEDGYISMNTIKGMSFSLDSDTSATIDKKGTLYTSSPDIETIIITGTLDDITDSLTVIADPLNVGHLDILLDDTVTDDITLAMGERILVNGQATLTNITLPYSIANTISWSQESGDYLGITTTGDNKGTLIGLIAGTTQLVGSCGGNQTTATVSVTGTAELDSIKINKGSDITLASSESVDLTLTAYYTDTPTSLNVSEFANWSVSDNSVVTLELIDLGTNKASYQLTNISKSTDEVIVSVTYAGESSTINITLE comes from the coding sequence GTGAAAATTAAAACAATGAATACTAACAAAATACAAAGCAACGCTATAGCTTATTTTATTGCTGTATGCTTAACGAACATCATGTTATTTGGTTGCGATACGGATAATAACGCTAGCGAACTCGGTCAAGCAGTTACGTTTGAAAAATTGCGTGAGCAAGGGCTATTTATTGAGTCACTTACGATCAACGATGATCATATTCGATTAACGAAAGGTGGAACTCATCAACTTAGCGCAATGGCTTTAACTAATAGTGGTGATGCTATCGACGTAACGGAAAGTATTGATTGGAGTTCAAGTGATATCAGCATCGCTACTATTAATGAGCAAGGTTTAGTCACCGCTGTTGCCAATTCCTCGAGTAATCAAGGTATTGTTATTATTATGGGAACAAGCATTAATGGGATTGTGGATGAAGGAGAAATTTCAGTTAGTGACGTTGCGGTAAGCTCTATTAACTTAATTCATCCCCAGCCAGAAGAAGGTACTATTAGTACCTGTGTGGCGACCAACATTACTGCAAATGTAAATTATGAAGATGGTTATATCTCAATGAATACGATCAAAGGTATGAGTTTTAGTCTTGATAGCGATACCAGTGCTACTATTGATAAAAAAGGTACCTTGTATACTTCATCACCTGACATTGAAACTATAATAATAACGGGGACATTAGACGACATTACCGACTCATTAACCGTTATTGCCGACCCACTCAATGTAGGGCATCTTGATATTTTACTTGATGATACTGTTACCGATGATATTACGCTCGCAATGGGAGAACGTATTTTAGTTAACGGACAGGCCACATTAACCAATATTACTTTGCCATATTCTATTGCTAATACTATTTCTTGGTCGCAAGAAAGTGGTGACTATCTCGGCATTACGACAACAGGTGATAACAAAGGCACCCTAATTGGTCTTATTGCTGGTACTACTCAACTTGTTGGCTCTTGTGGTGGCAATCAAACCACGGCAACCGTATCAGTAACAGGAACAGCTGAACTTGACTCTATAAAAATTAATAAAGGTAGTGATATTACCCTGGCATCATCAGAGTCGGTAGACTTAACCTTAACGGCTTATTATACCGACACCCCAACAAGCTTGAATGTTTCTGAATTTGCAAATTGGTCGGTTAGTGATAATAGCGTAGTCACGCTGGAATTGATTGATTTAGGTACAAACAAAGCTAGTTATCAGTTAACTAATATTTCAAAAAGTACCGATGAAGTGATTGTTTCGGTGACTTATGCTGGGGAAAGTAGCACTATAAATATCACTCTTGAATAA
- a CDS encoding bifunctional 4-hydroxy-2-oxoglutarate aldolase/2-dehydro-3-deoxy-phosphogluconate aldolase: MTSLNNWQITPKELFAMGPIVPVLVIDKVEDALPIAEALLTAGIKVLEVTLRTPAALDVISIIAKELPEAVVGAGTVTNRLHLQQSIDAGAKFALSPGLTPDLLKAGNESSIALIPGVSSVSDLMGAADLGYDHLKFFPAEASGGVNAIKAIGGPFPNITFCPTGGINLKNVRDYLALSNVACCGGSWLVPSQAVATKNWSEITRLSNEVLNLVK; the protein is encoded by the coding sequence ATGACATCATTAAATAATTGGCAAATTACGCCAAAAGAACTTTTCGCAATGGGACCTATCGTTCCTGTACTCGTTATTGATAAAGTTGAAGATGCTTTACCCATTGCAGAAGCGCTTTTAACTGCAGGCATTAAAGTGTTAGAAGTAACTTTACGTACACCAGCTGCACTAGATGTAATTAGTATTATTGCCAAAGAGTTACCTGAAGCAGTTGTTGGAGCTGGTACCGTAACTAATCGTCTACATTTACAACAATCAATTGACGCTGGCGCTAAATTTGCGTTAAGTCCAGGTTTAACTCCTGACTTATTAAAAGCAGGAAATGAAAGTAGTATTGCTTTAATTCCAGGTGTTTCTTCTGTTTCAGATTTGATGGGCGCAGCAGATTTAGGCTATGATCACTTGAAGTTTTTCCCAGCAGAAGCTTCTGGTGGTGTTAATGCAATTAAAGCGATTGGTGGTCCATTCCCTAACATTACTTTTTGCCCAACAGGCGGAATTAACTTAAAGAATGTTCGTGATTATTTAGCACTATCAAATGTTGCTTGTTGTGGTGGTTCTTGGTTAGTCCCTAGTCAAGCTGTAGCAACTAAAAATTGGTCAGAAATAACTCGATTATCTAACGAAGTACTTAACCTCGTTAAATAA
- the ttcA gene encoding tRNA 2-thiocytidine(32) synthetase TtcA produces MNTQQAISNKLEKKIRHLTGKAVSDYKMIEEGDKILCAISGGKDSFVMLDILLHLKRVAPIKFDVIAVNLDQKQPGFPEHILPNYLEEKGIDYYIIDKDTYSVVKQKVPEGKTTCSLCSRLRRGSLYGFAEKIGATKIALGHHMDDIVETLMMNMFNNAKLKAMPPKLLSDDKRNVVIRPLSYCREKDIEQLSELKNYPIIPCNLCGSQENLQRKQIKHMLNTWDQESSGRVESVFKSTQSVSLSQLSDHDLYNFSALTIDRTAEPKEQEFGGADISSSNLIDVKNIEIIDAS; encoded by the coding sequence ATGAATACTCAACAGGCTATTAGCAATAAACTAGAAAAAAAAATCAGGCACCTAACAGGCAAAGCCGTTTCTGATTACAAAATGATTGAAGAAGGCGATAAAATTCTTTGTGCGATAAGTGGTGGCAAAGATTCTTTCGTAATGCTTGACATCCTTTTACACTTAAAACGTGTTGCGCCCATTAAATTTGACGTAATTGCGGTCAATCTCGATCAAAAACAGCCTGGTTTTCCTGAGCATATATTACCTAATTATCTCGAAGAAAAAGGCATTGATTACTACATTATAGATAAAGACACCTACTCAGTAGTAAAGCAAAAAGTACCTGAAGGAAAAACAACGTGTTCTTTATGCTCAAGGCTTAGAAGAGGGTCATTATATGGTTTCGCTGAAAAGATTGGTGCAACAAAAATAGCACTGGGTCATCATATGGATGACATAGTTGAAACATTAATGATGAACATGTTTAATAATGCAAAATTAAAGGCTATGCCACCCAAACTACTAAGTGACGATAAACGAAATGTAGTAATAAGACCGCTGTCATATTGTAGAGAGAAAGATATTGAGCAACTATCAGAGCTAAAGAACTACCCTATTATTCCTTGTAATCTCTGTGGTTCACAAGAGAATTTACAAAGAAAACAAATAAAGCATATGCTTAATACTTGGGACCAAGAATCTTCTGGACGTGTAGAAAGTGTATTTAAAAGTACACAAAGTGTTAGTCTTTCTCAATTATCTGATCATGACTTATACAACTTTTCAGCACTTACCATCGATAGAACGGCTGAGCCAAAAGAACAAGAGTTTGGAGGAGCTGACATCTCATCGTCAAATTTAATTGACGTTAAAAACATAGAAATAATCGACGCTTCTTGA